Proteins encoded together in one Acanthochromis polyacanthus isolate Apoly-LR-REF ecotype Palm Island chromosome 12, KAUST_Apoly_ChrSc, whole genome shotgun sequence window:
- the si:dkeyp-84f3.9 gene encoding zinc finger protein 91 isoform X1, with product MGSKMSFGRGSSDPNTVSELTSVAPHPLSSIHVPPDCKQIPEDNIYSEGDLDSRWEGEMKATELSQPVLESHSSGCLEPDVRVNSEAVGGLKCRQSELMSSQVGMEAAPQINSASVCSSTTDSHVEVHRRRRRRRRMDELLIDERRDSDLAGNDALQHGEVSTTIPLPTCLVNHSDGSRTAVDSLLINDSSRKEMPGPHVASDEQVEGGISLRQRKRRRQPKDPDITAAENTAPEPAAASTLVAPPAAPPVPPPLPNANNISIPTRRLRSRRQQHSSTEDGKLDSHSKEDVKQTEATTPNFPHAKRRRTRLHIDQQVPTKVSKLDDSQEALPVLSNNTDCEGKAETDKQVELYTDKQGTDRDEKGDQLSSQSGERQEKLKTCTLSRKNYHTEPEVMPSEGLNLVSTSPTDNTIIKHSADMKESQSKTCKSPTNAELQKSEPSSTDIVTSSEPTPKSVVILPTVKSENEEIEVGHLNPVSQSDSPKAFQHSANTTVKSEAPNTQQNMFRRKRGGKRRRRITNVLLPKAPVVENHEASSDAPPKTDCGDADNEANSDSNILYTKKGGKTLLKCGYCDRTFKFLSQFVIHQRIHTGERPFKCKECGKGFSKNSNLNLHLKTHRKSNIYQKCPFCKIKFSCSEYGSHMKMHAHELDQESKNNKAEKRSRGGDSENKQGVPKAEKRDRKVCQYCGKTFPFQSALIRHVRVHTGEKPYKCDICGKAFGQAYFLRVHELTHWSVKRYNCTRCEKSFTHYSNAKNHTCRPTGDIDLQPNSKANRTVKPSLTYTCHICKNIFDHLQEFNSHMRDHTGAKLYRCLYCDKLFGVLSEFNAHRSQCKVEKNTSSFAIKEEETMSLIQYSVPALRCSSGNNSAPLPAANYIPQKIEPQTSCKNRPANLKKPFQSTVIPAHHLSHLVAKLNKLDNRSDPRKYLCPSCGRLFRHMGRLRAHMLTHSPGQSYTCACCGKTLGNWKKLWHHQRIHRQRRGRFTCSQCGQGFRFMEPYKKHMSEHPEFQWVQVRPKKVFLPYQCEQCRCSFKTLDLLFSHQLCHSPSQDTRKDFDLFVVDHNAQSNKKILNPSANNNITTIHTTAEENKYPACQVSPLAPMISFVHNQGLDLGNSSQYRPSRTHPTLDGETSHESVDENALGKPITPLRTVKRHMTQTASISNEASSDGVQCAVCGNAYPAISDLYQHYLMHARGQV from the exons ATGGGGAGTAAAATGTCCTTCGGCAGAGGAAGCAGTGACCCAAATACAGTGTCTGAGTTAACTTCTGTGGCACCTCATCCTCTCAGTTCCATTCATGTGCCTCCGGACTGCAAACAG ATACCCGAAGACAATATATACAGTGAGGGAGACCTGGACTCCAGGTGGGAAGGAGAAATGAAAGCAACAGAGCTGAGTCAACCTGTGCTTGAGTCCCACTCGTCTGGATGCCTGGAGCCTGATGTACGTGTCAACTCTGAAGCAGTAGGTGGATTAAAGTGCAGACAGAGTGAACTCATGTCGTCGCAGGTAGGGATGGAAGCAGCGCCTCAAATTAATTCTGCAAGCGTGTGCAGCTCCACAACAGACAGTCATGTGGAGGTCCACAGAAGGCGCAGGAGGCGTCGTAGAATGGACGAGCTGCTGATCGATGAGAGAAGAGACTCAGATCTTGCTGGTAATGATGCACTTCAGCACGGGGAGGTCAGCACAACAATACCTTTGCCAACGTGTTTAGTTAACCACAGCGATGGTTCACGTACTGCCGTAGATAGTCTCTTAATCAATGATTCATCTCGTAAGGAGATGCCTGGTCCTCATGTTGCCTCAGATGAACAAGTAGAAGGTGGCATCTCTTTGCggcaaagaaaaagaagacgacAGCCAAAAGACCCTGATATCACAGCTGCTGAAAACACGGCGCCTGAACCTGCTGCTGCCAGCACTCTTGTTGCTCCTCCTGCTGCGCCTCCTGTTCCACCTCCTCTGCCTAATGCTAATAATATTAGCATCCCCACACGGAGACTAAGGAGTAGACGACAGCAGCATTCTTCAACAGAGGATGGAAAGTTGGACTCTCACAGCAAGGAAGACGTAAAGCAAACTGAAGCGACTACACCCAACTTTCCACATGCTAAAAGAAGGAGGACTAGGTTGCATATTGATCAGCAAGTTCCAACCAAAGTATCCAAGCTGGATGATTCCCAGGAGGCTTTGCCAGTGTTAAGCAACAACACAGACTGTGAGGGGAAAGCGGAGACAGATAAACAGGTGGAGCTGTACACTGACAAACAAGGGACTGATAGGGACGAAAAGGGTGATCAACTCTCCTCGCAGTCTGGAGAACGACAGGAGAAACTAAAGACATGTACTTTATCTcgaaaaaattaccacacagaaCCTGAAGTTATGCCTTCAGAGGGTCTAAACTTAGTAAGCACTTCTCCAACTGATAACACTATAATTAAGCATTCAGCAGACATGAAGGAATCACAATCAAAAACCTGTAAATCTCCAACAAATGCAGAGTTGCAGAAGTCAGAGCCCTCTAGCACAGATATCGTAACGTCCTCTGAACCAACACCTAAATCTGTTGTGATCCTGCCCACTgtgaaatctgagaatgaagaGATAGAGGTGGGCCATTTAAATCCTGTGTCTCAGTCAGATAGTCCTAAAGCTTTTCAGCACAGTGCCAACACTACAGTTAAATCAGAGGCTCCAAACACTCAGCAAAACATGTTTAGGCGCAAGAGAGGCGgcaagagaaggagaagaataACTAATGTTTTGTTACCGAAAGCGCCTGTTGTAGAGAACCATGAAGCCAGCAGTGATGCTCCACCAAAAACAGACTGTGGTGATGCAGATAACGAAGCCAACTCTGACTCAAATATTCTCTATACAAAAAAAGGGGGTAAAACACTGTTGAAATGTGGCTACTGTGACCGTACATTTAAATTCCTGTCTCAGTTTGTAATCCATCAACGTATTCATACGGGCGAAAGGCCTTTCAAATGCAAAGAATGTGGCAAGGGTTTCAGCAAAAATTCCAACTTAAATCTTCATCTCAAGACACACAGAAAGAGCAACATATATCAGAAATGCCCGTTTTGCAAGATTAAATTCTCTTGCTCGGAGTACGGCTCGCATATGAAGATGCACGCACATGAGCTGGACCAGGAGAGTAAGAATAACAAAGCTGAAAAACGAAGCAGAGGCGGCgacagtgaaaacaaacaggGAGTTCCGAAAGCAGAGAAGAGGGATAGAAAAGTTTGCCAGTACTGTGGTAAAACGTTCCCATTTCAGTCCGCCCTCATTAGACACGTCCGCGTCCACACGGGAGAGAAGCCTTATAAGTGTGATATATGTGGCAAAGCTTTCGGTCAGGCCTATTTCCTCCGTGTTCACGAGCTGACGCACTGGTCTGTGAAGCGTTACAACTGCACTCGCTGCGAAAAGTCATTCACGCACTATAGCAATGCAAAAAATCACACGTGCCGGCCTACGGGAGACATAGATTTGCAACCGAACAGTAAAGCGAACAGAACCGTAAAGCCTTCGCTGACGTACACGTGCCACATCTGCAAGAACATTTTTGACCATCTGCAGGAGTTCAACAGCCACATGAGAGACCACACCGGTGCAAAGCTTTATCGCTGCTTGTATTGTGACAAGCTGTTCGGTGTGCTGTCTGAGTTTAACGCCCATCGCAGTCAGtgtaaagtagaaaaaaataccTCTAGCTTTGCCATAAAGGAGGAGGAGACCATGTCATTAATTCAGTACTCGGTGCCTGCCCTTAGGTGTTCGTCAGGAAACAATTCAGCCCCTCTCCCTGCTGCAAATTACATACCGCAGAAAATAGAGCCGCAAACCAGCTGCAAGAATCGCCCTGCTAACTTAAAGAAACCTTTCCAGTCGACGGTCATACCGGCTCATCACCTCTCGCACCTCGTGGCAAAGTTAAACAAACTAGATAACAGATCAGACCCCAGGAAATATCTATGTCCGAGCTGTGGGCGGCTGTTCAGACATATGGGCCGCCTCAGGGCCCACATGTTAACGCACTCCCCGGGTCAAAGCTACACCTGCGCCTGTTGTGGTAAGACGCTAGGAAACTGGAAAAAACTGTGGCATCACCAGAGAATCCATCGTCAGAGACGTGGCCGCTTCACTTGCTCTCAGTGCGGACAGGGTTTTCGGTTCATGGAGCcttacaaaaaacacatgagCGAGCACCCGGAGTTCCAGTGGGTGCAGGTCAGACCGAAGAAAGTGTTTCTGCCTTATCAGTGTGAGCAGTGCAGATGCAGCTTTAAGACTCTAGACCTGCTGTTCAGTCACCAGCTCTGCCATTCCCCATCGCAAGACACACGCAAGGATTTCGATTTATTCGTAGTCGATCACAATGCACAGTCAAATAAGAAAATACTCAACCCTTCCGCCAACAACAATATAACAACAATACATACAACAGCCGAGGAAAACAAATATCCAGCATGTCAAGTGTCACCTCTTGCACCAATGATTTCTTTTGTCCATAATCAGGGTCTTGATTTGGGCAATTCTTCGCAGTATCGTCCCAGCAGGACACATCCAACACTAGACGGAGAAACTAGTCATGAAAGCGTAGATGAAAACGCACTAGGAAAACCTATTACACCTTTAAGAACTGTGAAAAGACACATGACACAAACTGCCAGCATTTCAAATGAAGCGTCTTCAGATGGTGTTCAGTGCGCTGTGTGTGGAAATGCATATCCTGCCATTTCAGACCTTTATCAGCATTATTTGATGCATGCTAGAGGTCAGGTATAA
- the si:dkeyp-84f3.9 gene encoding zinc finger protein 91 isoform X2, translated as MKATELSQPVLESHSSGCLEPDVRVNSEAVGGLKCRQSELMSSQVGMEAAPQINSASVCSSTTDSHVEVHRRRRRRRRMDELLIDERRDSDLAGNDALQHGEVSTTIPLPTCLVNHSDGSRTAVDSLLINDSSRKEMPGPHVASDEQVEGGISLRQRKRRRQPKDPDITAAENTAPEPAAASTLVAPPAAPPVPPPLPNANNISIPTRRLRSRRQQHSSTEDGKLDSHSKEDVKQTEATTPNFPHAKRRRTRLHIDQQVPTKVSKLDDSQEALPVLSNNTDCEGKAETDKQVELYTDKQGTDRDEKGDQLSSQSGERQEKLKTCTLSRKNYHTEPEVMPSEGLNLVSTSPTDNTIIKHSADMKESQSKTCKSPTNAELQKSEPSSTDIVTSSEPTPKSVVILPTVKSENEEIEVGHLNPVSQSDSPKAFQHSANTTVKSEAPNTQQNMFRRKRGGKRRRRITNVLLPKAPVVENHEASSDAPPKTDCGDADNEANSDSNILYTKKGGKTLLKCGYCDRTFKFLSQFVIHQRIHTGERPFKCKECGKGFSKNSNLNLHLKTHRKSNIYQKCPFCKIKFSCSEYGSHMKMHAHELDQESKNNKAEKRSRGGDSENKQGVPKAEKRDRKVCQYCGKTFPFQSALIRHVRVHTGEKPYKCDICGKAFGQAYFLRVHELTHWSVKRYNCTRCEKSFTHYSNAKNHTCRPTGDIDLQPNSKANRTVKPSLTYTCHICKNIFDHLQEFNSHMRDHTGAKLYRCLYCDKLFGVLSEFNAHRSQCKVEKNTSSFAIKEEETMSLIQYSVPALRCSSGNNSAPLPAANYIPQKIEPQTSCKNRPANLKKPFQSTVIPAHHLSHLVAKLNKLDNRSDPRKYLCPSCGRLFRHMGRLRAHMLTHSPGQSYTCACCGKTLGNWKKLWHHQRIHRQRRGRFTCSQCGQGFRFMEPYKKHMSEHPEFQWVQVRPKKVFLPYQCEQCRCSFKTLDLLFSHQLCHSPSQDTRKDFDLFVVDHNAQSNKKILNPSANNNITTIHTTAEENKYPACQVSPLAPMISFVHNQGLDLGNSSQYRPSRTHPTLDGETSHESVDENALGKPITPLRTVKRHMTQTASISNEASSDGVQCAVCGNAYPAISDLYQHYLMHARGQV; from the coding sequence ATGAAAGCAACAGAGCTGAGTCAACCTGTGCTTGAGTCCCACTCGTCTGGATGCCTGGAGCCTGATGTACGTGTCAACTCTGAAGCAGTAGGTGGATTAAAGTGCAGACAGAGTGAACTCATGTCGTCGCAGGTAGGGATGGAAGCAGCGCCTCAAATTAATTCTGCAAGCGTGTGCAGCTCCACAACAGACAGTCATGTGGAGGTCCACAGAAGGCGCAGGAGGCGTCGTAGAATGGACGAGCTGCTGATCGATGAGAGAAGAGACTCAGATCTTGCTGGTAATGATGCACTTCAGCACGGGGAGGTCAGCACAACAATACCTTTGCCAACGTGTTTAGTTAACCACAGCGATGGTTCACGTACTGCCGTAGATAGTCTCTTAATCAATGATTCATCTCGTAAGGAGATGCCTGGTCCTCATGTTGCCTCAGATGAACAAGTAGAAGGTGGCATCTCTTTGCggcaaagaaaaagaagacgacAGCCAAAAGACCCTGATATCACAGCTGCTGAAAACACGGCGCCTGAACCTGCTGCTGCCAGCACTCTTGTTGCTCCTCCTGCTGCGCCTCCTGTTCCACCTCCTCTGCCTAATGCTAATAATATTAGCATCCCCACACGGAGACTAAGGAGTAGACGACAGCAGCATTCTTCAACAGAGGATGGAAAGTTGGACTCTCACAGCAAGGAAGACGTAAAGCAAACTGAAGCGACTACACCCAACTTTCCACATGCTAAAAGAAGGAGGACTAGGTTGCATATTGATCAGCAAGTTCCAACCAAAGTATCCAAGCTGGATGATTCCCAGGAGGCTTTGCCAGTGTTAAGCAACAACACAGACTGTGAGGGGAAAGCGGAGACAGATAAACAGGTGGAGCTGTACACTGACAAACAAGGGACTGATAGGGACGAAAAGGGTGATCAACTCTCCTCGCAGTCTGGAGAACGACAGGAGAAACTAAAGACATGTACTTTATCTcgaaaaaattaccacacagaaCCTGAAGTTATGCCTTCAGAGGGTCTAAACTTAGTAAGCACTTCTCCAACTGATAACACTATAATTAAGCATTCAGCAGACATGAAGGAATCACAATCAAAAACCTGTAAATCTCCAACAAATGCAGAGTTGCAGAAGTCAGAGCCCTCTAGCACAGATATCGTAACGTCCTCTGAACCAACACCTAAATCTGTTGTGATCCTGCCCACTgtgaaatctgagaatgaagaGATAGAGGTGGGCCATTTAAATCCTGTGTCTCAGTCAGATAGTCCTAAAGCTTTTCAGCACAGTGCCAACACTACAGTTAAATCAGAGGCTCCAAACACTCAGCAAAACATGTTTAGGCGCAAGAGAGGCGgcaagagaaggagaagaataACTAATGTTTTGTTACCGAAAGCGCCTGTTGTAGAGAACCATGAAGCCAGCAGTGATGCTCCACCAAAAACAGACTGTGGTGATGCAGATAACGAAGCCAACTCTGACTCAAATATTCTCTATACAAAAAAAGGGGGTAAAACACTGTTGAAATGTGGCTACTGTGACCGTACATTTAAATTCCTGTCTCAGTTTGTAATCCATCAACGTATTCATACGGGCGAAAGGCCTTTCAAATGCAAAGAATGTGGCAAGGGTTTCAGCAAAAATTCCAACTTAAATCTTCATCTCAAGACACACAGAAAGAGCAACATATATCAGAAATGCCCGTTTTGCAAGATTAAATTCTCTTGCTCGGAGTACGGCTCGCATATGAAGATGCACGCACATGAGCTGGACCAGGAGAGTAAGAATAACAAAGCTGAAAAACGAAGCAGAGGCGGCgacagtgaaaacaaacaggGAGTTCCGAAAGCAGAGAAGAGGGATAGAAAAGTTTGCCAGTACTGTGGTAAAACGTTCCCATTTCAGTCCGCCCTCATTAGACACGTCCGCGTCCACACGGGAGAGAAGCCTTATAAGTGTGATATATGTGGCAAAGCTTTCGGTCAGGCCTATTTCCTCCGTGTTCACGAGCTGACGCACTGGTCTGTGAAGCGTTACAACTGCACTCGCTGCGAAAAGTCATTCACGCACTATAGCAATGCAAAAAATCACACGTGCCGGCCTACGGGAGACATAGATTTGCAACCGAACAGTAAAGCGAACAGAACCGTAAAGCCTTCGCTGACGTACACGTGCCACATCTGCAAGAACATTTTTGACCATCTGCAGGAGTTCAACAGCCACATGAGAGACCACACCGGTGCAAAGCTTTATCGCTGCTTGTATTGTGACAAGCTGTTCGGTGTGCTGTCTGAGTTTAACGCCCATCGCAGTCAGtgtaaagtagaaaaaaataccTCTAGCTTTGCCATAAAGGAGGAGGAGACCATGTCATTAATTCAGTACTCGGTGCCTGCCCTTAGGTGTTCGTCAGGAAACAATTCAGCCCCTCTCCCTGCTGCAAATTACATACCGCAGAAAATAGAGCCGCAAACCAGCTGCAAGAATCGCCCTGCTAACTTAAAGAAACCTTTCCAGTCGACGGTCATACCGGCTCATCACCTCTCGCACCTCGTGGCAAAGTTAAACAAACTAGATAACAGATCAGACCCCAGGAAATATCTATGTCCGAGCTGTGGGCGGCTGTTCAGACATATGGGCCGCCTCAGGGCCCACATGTTAACGCACTCCCCGGGTCAAAGCTACACCTGCGCCTGTTGTGGTAAGACGCTAGGAAACTGGAAAAAACTGTGGCATCACCAGAGAATCCATCGTCAGAGACGTGGCCGCTTCACTTGCTCTCAGTGCGGACAGGGTTTTCGGTTCATGGAGCcttacaaaaaacacatgagCGAGCACCCGGAGTTCCAGTGGGTGCAGGTCAGACCGAAGAAAGTGTTTCTGCCTTATCAGTGTGAGCAGTGCAGATGCAGCTTTAAGACTCTAGACCTGCTGTTCAGTCACCAGCTCTGCCATTCCCCATCGCAAGACACACGCAAGGATTTCGATTTATTCGTAGTCGATCACAATGCACAGTCAAATAAGAAAATACTCAACCCTTCCGCCAACAACAATATAACAACAATACATACAACAGCCGAGGAAAACAAATATCCAGCATGTCAAGTGTCACCTCTTGCACCAATGATTTCTTTTGTCCATAATCAGGGTCTTGATTTGGGCAATTCTTCGCAGTATCGTCCCAGCAGGACACATCCAACACTAGACGGAGAAACTAGTCATGAAAGCGTAGATGAAAACGCACTAGGAAAACCTATTACACCTTTAAGAACTGTGAAAAGACACATGACACAAACTGCCAGCATTTCAAATGAAGCGTCTTCAGATGGTGTTCAGTGCGCTGTGTGTGGAAATGCATATCCTGCCATTTCAGACCTTTATCAGCATTATTTGATGCATGCTAGAGGTCAGGTATAA